The window GTCCtgaaagtggggaaaaaattcagGAATGCTGAAACATAGTTTTTCTCCCAGAAACTCTACCTACGTTCTGCCTACATTAGAAGTATCAGAATAAACTATGATCAACAGAGCTCCTGAGTTCACTGCCACATTCAGACTACTACATGAGGGACAGGAACACCTCCTTGGAGAGTGTTATATTCTCATAAACATATTGTCTGTATTTGGTATGCAGCGCATTCTTAATCAGTGTTGTCCAGTTCTCACCTTAGGTGAGCATAAGAAGTTACGTATGTTGCCAAAGCCACAAGGCCCATCAGCTTGAGAAAGAACATCACTGGAGTTGTCCTGCAATATATCTATTGCTGTCAGGATTGTAAAATATCTGTCTTCTGTGAAAAAGCTCTGCCTTTTTGAGAATCCAGAATTGCCtcaataaaagatatgatctGGATTGGAGTTTTGTGTGAGTCTTCTAGTTTATCTTGAGCCAAAGTGTTAGGAACTCATGTTTGCGACACAGCTATTGTTAGAACTTCCTGTGAGGAAACACTAATGAGCCAATCATCTAAGTAAGAGTAGATCTAGAAAACCTGATCTCTCTTGCAGTAGACCCTGCATCTTTTAGTTTCTCTGGAAACCTCATCTGTTCTAGAGCTAAAGAGCCCTTCCCCATCAAATGGAAAATCTTTTACTTGGGTTCTTGTCTCTGAAGGGAGTCAGAACGACTGCAGACTCCAAAGGTGCCTCAAGGTGATCACAGACGCTAATGCTCTGGGTGTCATATCTGAAGAATTGAAAGATGCTCTCAATCAAGTGAACTTTGGTAATCAATCTGTTGCCTAGTTTTGTCTGCTCTTCCGGTAGTAACTGTGCAAACTATACTcctgtgcagaatttatgttccccacagatttctttgctttcccgCAGTAAAATGACTCTctcacagggaagcaaagggaagccacaagagtggtcatgcaaccctccccagcagtatgtttcaggtgcccagggcagctggcagagaggtaaatcacggTGGGGCAAGGGGCGGACTagggaagacccagctggtggctcctactctgggctcagctgctggttccggctgggctggggaggatgggacttcctcttcccctgcacgacATCCCGGGCCGTGTCAGACCCactcccagatttctcccctggctgtaggaagctctgcaaactctatTCCCACACACACAACAGCAATTCCTGCTCCCATCACTCCTCTGCTGCAGtgggagggatcactgtacagggagctgctcccccatcttcTCAACCCCTGTGCAtacagaccccctcatacccagaccttcccgctgagcctcaccccctgcactcaGAACACCGCCCCcccgatgagccccactccccctgcacctggtcTACCCTGATGAgccacccacacctggatccccacccaaCCGAGCCCCCAACCAGCTGTATCTGGGTCCccatcccactgagccccactctcccagcatctggaccccccccccccgctaagctccccacacccagaccccctgccaagctctaacccctcccacacccaaaccacccacactgagccccaaccaccttcacctggacccccctgcagagtcccattaccattgcacccagaaccccccaacaaacccctgcgtatccagatcccccctgcacctggatcacCCACTGAGcagcccacacccagattgccccacacagaaccctctcaacccacccctagatccccccacactaagcccctccacacttgtatcctgccttgctgagcctgcctgctcacatctggtgcacctggcatggaggggcagggcctagagtgtttctggggtaggccctgtccttgtgctgtgtcaggtctgggtgcagcctcactgctgagtctgtgtctcggggtggggggggggggaagctgcacagtgatctcccacctctgtgaaGCCAGTGGACTGTGCTCCCCAATGTCATGCtgaagcctccacatttatttgacaaataaaatttgcataattttaaaatactgtgcacagaatttttaactttttggcacagaatgccctctgGAGTAAAACTATCTTCTCCCATAAGTGATATTGATAGCTTGGACTGGCTGATAACTGGCATGTGGCAGAGAATACCCTTCTACCAAGAGCACCTAATTTCTTACTCTTTTTATTTGAAAGGGTACAGCAGACTTGACTACCTTTAGGTCTTTGCAGGGCCACTTACCGCTACCAATGAACCTGCATAGGGCTGGACTAACCAGAAGCTCTGAGGCAGTTAGTATAACtggtcagctttttttttttttttttaattgttggtCCAGATGCTGGATTTAATCCAGTATTTTTTGCTGGTTGGAACAAACCATCTAGGACTGACTGGGGTAATTTTACTCCTAGTAGGTGAATCCAGAATATCAAAAACTGGGTATGTGATTTCCTCTAATACAACAGAAGGGATGTTCAGGGTTGTAGCCATCCTTTCTATAATGCTATGCTGTCTATAAATTTGTATTTTCTGGAAGAAGATGCTCCCACATTGTCATCCAGTGATATCTGAATCTCCACATCCATATCCGTGTGTTCATCAGGACCTTCTATTTCTTCTTCGGGGAGTATCTAGGATTAATGAAGGAGACCCTTCCTTTGGTATTAGCAAGAGTGGTGGAACCTTTCCGCTGAATCTTGTGAGAGCAAGCTCCTTTAATAGCTGCCTGAAGGAAGGCCAAACCAGCCCCATTACCTGTGGAGATCATAATCCATGGGTGAAGGTGAATTTGAGGGCTGAAAGAACTGGAAGACTTGAGAACTTAGATTCCCTGATTTGTTCCCTGGATATCAAACTGGTTTGGAGGAACAAGGGGAGTCGGGCATGTGAGCACTTCCGCAGGCACTGCTATTAGAAAGTTCCGTCAGTCCAAGCTTCACTGTTTGCACATCCCGACAGTGTACATGTACAGAggctactcaaagaagaattaaTAAATACAGAAGACAGCTTCTGGAAGGAAAGAGCATCTTGCTTCATTCTTCAATGATCCCTTCAGGCTACATACAGAAAACAGTTAACTCTGCAGCCTGCTAGTATAAGTCTAGGTCTCAGAGgttagggcactggactaggaatCAGAAggactgggttctattcccagctctatcaCTAACCTACTGTGTGATCTTaagcaaatcacttcccctctctgcatctCAGTGTTCCTTCTCACCTTTTGTCTAATTTGTCCAGCTAGACTATAAACTATTCAGAACAGGAACTGTCTCCTCCCTCATGTTTACAAAGAGCCTGTCCCAACTGGGAcccaatctcagctggggcttccaagtgctaccagaatacaaataacTAATAACGGAGAGTGAATTGTTGCCATGGAGGAATTACATGAGAAAGGATGATTAAAAAGGGAATCTGGAGATCCCAGTAAAATAACTACCTATCAAAAAGGAAGCCTTTAATAAAGGGGAGACTGGAGAACAAAACCACAGGAGGAAGAGACAGACCTAGGCTTTTATTGACTGCCAACCTAGTGAATAGGGATGACTGGTTTGGTAGATGCTATAGTGGTGCCATAGCACACAGTTTTCAAAGTGCTGAGCCGTTGTAAGGCCTCATAGTCCCTGTGAGATGAGTATTAACACTCCAGGTTTGTATAGGACTCTCAGACATACaggagtaagtgacttgccccaggtaaCTTAATAAGTCAGTTTGAGATCAGGGAATatggcccaggagtcctggctccccacagagcGCTAGTAACACACCGAATCAAGCAGCCAGATTTCGCTCCACATCACACTTTTGGCAAGCAAGAGCCAACAAGGGACACAGAGCAAGGCCCAGTGCCCAGAAGAAAATGCATCACCTGTAGGGGACCCTCAGAGGACTGGATCTTGTGCTCAGGCATCTCTGATGCTGGGATGTAGAAATCTGACACGGCTGCTGCCAGGTAGAACATCACACTGGAGCCTGTGGGGAAAGGAGCCAGGATCACTGATGGCCCCAGGCAGGGCTGATCCCACCCCAGCAATGCCCGGAGCTCCCCGAACAGGGAtgacccctctcccaccccccaccaacgCCAGGGCCCCTCCCACACACGGTCATCCTAGCTCAGCCCCAGGGTCCATCTACCCCGGCAGTATCCGGCCAATGCGGCCAGGGCTCACCTCCCCCCCATAGTACCACGGCCCCAGCAGGGCGGCGGCGGCCCCTCTCCCCGCCGCCCCGTACCGAAGGGCGCCAGGGCCCTGGCGGCAGCCCGCAGCAGCGCCAAGTACTCGGTGAGGCTGGTGAACTCGAGCGACAGGAGCGCGCCCGTCTCCTTGGCGCGCTGGTACCCGAGCAGCGCGGGCACGAGCCCCGGTAGCGCGTCTGGGTCAGCAGCGACGCTAGGCCCCGGGTGCACGCGCAGAGCGTCCAAGAGAGCGGGACCCGGAGGCGGGAGCGCGCGCGCCCAGGGGAAGGCGGAGCGCGCGCGATGCAGGAAGCAGACGCCGTATCCGGCGAAAACGAGGCGCTCGGCCGAGGCCGCCCCGCGCCGCCCGCTGCTGAAGTTCTCCAGAAAGCGCACGGCGCGTGCCTCCAGCGGCACCTGGGTCCCGCCCGACGTCACCAGCGCCACGCGCCGCCCGCGCTCGCGCTGCGCCTCTGCCCAGGCCCGCACGCGCTGCTCCGCCTCCAGCGCGGCCGGCCCGGGGCTGTC of the Chrysemys picta bellii isolate R12L10 chromosome 21, ASM1138683v2, whole genome shotgun sequence genome contains:
- the PPCS gene encoding phosphopantothenate--cysteine ligase isoform X1, giving the protein MAAASADSPGPAALEAEQRVRAWAEAQRERGRRVALVTSGGTQVPLEARAVRFLENFSSGRRGAASAERLVFAGYGVCFLHRARSAFPWARALPPPGPALLDALRVHPGPSVAADPDALPGLVPALLGYQRAKETGALLSLEFTSLTEYLALLRAAARALAPFGSSVMFYLAAAVSDFYIPASEMPEHKIQSSEGPLQITMKMVPKMLSPLVKEWAPEAFVISFKLETDPSILIDKSRKALETYRHQVVIANVLDSRRTSVLLVTKDSETKLSLSNEEIAQGIEIEEKIVSHLQSQHTAFIDKQHSERKGPACSSSE